The DNA region GCCGGCCTTGCCGGTCCGCGCCGTATCAAGGCCGGCGGCGCCCGGGATCACCTGCTCGGGGCGCACGCGGTGTCCGGATTCGGCGACAGTTTCAAGACCGGCGGGCGGGTGGTGAAGAACGTCACCGGCTACGATCTCTGCAAGCTGCTCACCGGTTCCTGGGGCACGCTGGCGGTCATGACCGAAGTGACACTCAAGGTCATGCCGAAGCCGGAAGCCGAGCGGACGCTGGTGCTACGCGGGCTCGACGACGTCACCGCCAACAAGGCGATGACGGCAGCGCTGGGTTCGCCCTTCGACGTATCGGGCGCCGCGCACCTGCCCGGTTCGGCGCTGCGGTCGGGGACCGGCGCGCTCGCCGGCCTGGCAGCCTCCGGCCAGCCGGTCACGCTGGTGCGGCTTGAGGGCATTTCGGCGTCGGCGGCGCACCGGGCGGCCTCGCTGAGCCAGACACTGTCGTCCTATGGAACGGTCGACAGCCTCGCTGACGACGCCTCAGCTGCGATCTGGAGCGCGCTGCGCGACGTGCTGCCGTTCGCGGCGAACGGCGCGCTCGGGGCCTGGCCGGTGTGGCGCATCGTTTGCCCGCCGGCTTCAGGCGGCGCGCTGGGCCAGGCGCTGTCGCGCGCCACCGGCGCTGATGTGATCTACGATTGGGGCGGCGGGTTGATCTGGGCCGCGGTGCCGCCCAATGGCGACGCGCAGGCCGCGCTGGTCCGCGGCCAGGTCGAGGCGGTCGCCGGGCACGCGACCCTGATCCGCGCCGTCGAGGATGTGCGCCGTGCGGTCGACGTGTTCCAGCCGCAGCCGGCCGGGCTTGCCGCACTCGGCGAGCGGGTCCGGGCGAGTTTCGATCCGAGATCGGTCCTCAACCGCGGCCGGATGATTCGAGGCGGGGGGGCATGAAGACCGAGTTTACCCTGGCGCAGCTCGCCGATCCCGACATCAAGGAAGCCGACAAGATCCTGCGCGCCTGCGTGCATTGCGGCTTCTGCACCGCGACCTGTCCGACCTATGTGCTGCTCGGCGACGAGCTCGATAGCCCGCGCGGCCGCATCTACCTGATCAAGGAGATGCTGGAGAAGGACAAGCCGCCGACGGCGGACGTGGTCAAGCATATCGACCGCTGCCTGTCGTGCCTCGCCTGCATGACCACCTGTCCCTCGGGCGTGAACTACATGCACCTCGTCGACCAGGCCCGGGTCAGGATCGAGCGGGATTACGAGCGGCCGCTGACCGAGCGGCTGCTGCGGTCGGTACTCGCCTTCGTGCTGCCGCGGCCGGGCCTGTTCCGGATCAGCATGATCCTGGCCGGGCTCGCCCGTCCGTTCACAGCGCTGCTGCCAACGCCTTCGGTTGGTGCGGCGAGCCCGGGCCTGCTGCGGCGGATCAAGGCGATGCTGGCGCTGGCGCCGCACGGCCTGCCGCCGCCGGGTCCGGCTGCCGGAACCGTGTTTGCGGCGACCGGCCGTCGGCGTGGCCGGGTCGCGCTGCTGCAGGGCTGCGCCCAGCAGGTGCTGGCGCCACGCATCAATCAGGCTGCGATCAACGTGCTGACCCGGCACGGCGTCGAGGTGGTGCTGGTCAAGGACGAGCAATGCTGCGGCGCGTTGACCCATCACATGGGACAGGACGCCGACGCGCTGGCGCGCGCGCGGGCCAACGTCACGGTGTGGCAAAGGGAAGCGGATCAGAACGGGCTCGACGCCATTCTGGTGACGACCTCGGGCTGTGGGACAGTCGTCAAGGACTACGGCTACCTGCTGCGCGAGGACAAAACATTCGCCGAGCCGGCCGAGCGAATCTCGGCGCTGGCAAAGGATATCACCGAGTATCTCGCTGGCCTCGAGCTCGCGCCTTCAACGCAGAAAGGCGACATCACCGTCGCCTATCACTCGGCTTGTTCGTTGCAGCATGGACAGAAAATCACTCAACTTCCGAAAGAATTGCTTTCCAAGAATGGATTCGTGGTGAAAGATGTGCCTGAGAGCCATTTGTGTTGCGGTTCGGCGGGGACCTACAACATTCTCCAGCCCGACATTGCGAGCAGATTGCGCGATCGCAAGGTCGCCAATATTGCGCTTGTCAAACCGGACATGATCGCTGCGGGCAATATTGGTTGCATGGTTCAGATTGCCGGCGGTACGTCAGTTCCTGTGGTGCACACGATTGAGCTTCTCGATTGGGCGACAGGAGGTCCCCGGCCAGGATTGAATTGATCGACTGCCATTCGAGCATGATCCGGACCCCAGCCTTGCCCTGACGCAAACTGAAGGACCGGCGCTTCCCTGCCACAGACGCGAAGCGATCGCGCGGCCATCATGCCCGACAAGCGAAGTGGAAGGTGCCTCTCCTCGAGGTGCAGCTGCTGACCGGCAAGCGATCACTTCAATACGCGGTGGACTCAAATCAGCGGCAACAGGAGGACCACGATGGCGAAGTCGAAGAAGGCGAAGAAAAGCAAGAAGGCCAAAAAGGCCAAGAAGGCGGTAGCGGCGAAGAAGAAGTCCGCGAAGAAGTCGGCCAAGAAGACTGCGAAGAAGTCTGCGAAGAAATCGGCGAAGAAGTCAGCCAAGAAGAGCGCCAAGAAGACAGCTAAGAAAGCTGCGAAGAAGGCTGCTCCGAAGAAGGCCGCGCCCGCGAAGCCGGCTGCGAAGAAGGCCGCCAAGAAGAGCGCTCCGAAGAAGGCCGCCGCGCCGAAGCCGGCTGCCCCGGTTGCAGCGTCCCCGGCGCCCGAGCCCGCGCCGCAACCGGCCGCGAGCTGGGCCACGCCGAGCCACGAGCCGGCGCCGAGCTGGGGCACCGACAGCGAGCACCACTAGCCGAACCTGCACCGGTTCACCTGATCGAAGCCGCAGCGGACGCCGCTGCGGCTTTTTCCGTATCGGCCGTCCGTAGTTTTGCGGGGGCGCGATTCGCGTCGATACCGACCGCAGCATGTCGAACTGTTGCTCGAATCCGATTTTGCGTGCCGCTCAACCGGGGCGGGAGCCTTGAGTCTTGTGGTGCAAATGCAACACCCGCCAACCAACGTGTGGCGAGGCGGCCAGAACGCCTAAAAAGTCGGCAGATGCATGTCTTTTCGCCTTCACGGTACCGTGCACCGGCCTCAGATTGATCCCACGCGATTGAGTTGCAGTCCGTTATCGCGCGCCCTGGGGGCCACCGGAGCTGGGCTGTCTTGAAAAGTAGATGGGGATCGTCATGAAGAAACTGGCTTTGTTAGCAACGGCGCTAGCAATGATTTCGAGCTCGGCAATGGCAGCTGACATGGCGGTGAAGGCCGTCAAGGCGCCGCCGCCGGCTCCCTTCGATCCGTGGGATGTCGCCTTCGGCGCCGGCATCATGAGCGACTACATCTTCCGCGGCGTCACCCAGTCCAACCACAATCCGTCGGTCACCGCCTATTTCGAGCCGCGCTACAACGTCAACAAGGACCTGCAGCTCTACATCGGCACCTCGACCGAAAGCATCTCCTTCGCCAACCGCGCTGCGGCCGAAGTCGACGTCTACGGCGGTATCCGCCCGACCTTCGGCGCCTTCGCCTTCGACATCGGTGTCTGGGGTTACCTGTATCCGGGTGGAACCTGCTACTTCGGCGCACCGACCGACACCGCCGGCAAGCTGCTCAGCCCGGAGTGCGCAGCCAACGCCCTGCTGAACGGCAACGTGATGAAGAAGGACGTCTCGTTCTTCGAAGTCTACGGCAAGGCGACCTGGACCATCAACGACAACTGGGCGTTCACCATCAACGAGTACTACTCGCCGAACTTCCTCAACACCGGCGCCTGGGGCA from Bradyrhizobium sp. B124 includes:
- a CDS encoding FAD-binding protein, which gives rise to METLKVRDVQDVEEVVRAAVASEQPLEVIGHGSKRAVGHPMATNAVLDVSVLNAVSSYEPNELIITVQAGAPLADVQSLIDAKNQQFAFEPMDMSVLLGSAGAGTIGGMIGAGLAGPRRIKAGGARDHLLGAHAVSGFGDSFKTGGRVVKNVTGYDLCKLLTGSWGTLAVMTEVTLKVMPKPEAERTLVLRGLDDVTANKAMTAALGSPFDVSGAAHLPGSALRSGTGALAGLAASGQPVTLVRLEGISASAAHRAASLSQTLSSYGTVDSLADDASAAIWSALRDVLPFAANGALGAWPVWRIVCPPASGGALGQALSRATGADVIYDWGGGLIWAAVPPNGDAQAALVRGQVEAVAGHATLIRAVEDVRRAVDVFQPQPAGLAALGERVRASFDPRSVLNRGRMIRGGGA
- a CDS encoding TorF family putative porin — translated: MKKLALLATALAMISSSAMAADMAVKAVKAPPPAPFDPWDVAFGAGIMSDYIFRGVTQSNHNPSVTAYFEPRYNVNKDLQLYIGTSTESISFANRAAAEVDVYGGIRPTFGAFAFDIGVWGYLYPGGTCYFGAPTDTAGKLLSPECAANALLNGNVMKKDVSFFEVYGKATWTINDNWAFTINEYYSPNFLNTGAWGNYSSIIGKYTAPSTVFGTSGVGMYVSGEFGRQWLGTSDSFYGVPAFPNGIKYADYNTWNIGIGFTYKVFTLDLRYSDTDLSKGNCSAFTSDFTAGGTTNVTPINPGGTGSNWCGAAGIAKLSVDLTAMSNLK
- a CDS encoding histone, which produces MAKSKKAKKSKKAKKAKKAVAAKKKSAKKSAKKTAKKSAKKSAKKSAKKSAKKTAKKAAKKAAPKKAAPAKPAAKKAAKKSAPKKAAAPKPAAPVAASPAPEPAPQPAASWATPSHEPAPSWGTDSEHH
- the glcF gene encoding glycolate oxidase subunit GlcF, with amino-acid sequence MKTEFTLAQLADPDIKEADKILRACVHCGFCTATCPTYVLLGDELDSPRGRIYLIKEMLEKDKPPTADVVKHIDRCLSCLACMTTCPSGVNYMHLVDQARVRIERDYERPLTERLLRSVLAFVLPRPGLFRISMILAGLARPFTALLPTPSVGAASPGLLRRIKAMLALAPHGLPPPGPAAGTVFAATGRRRGRVALLQGCAQQVLAPRINQAAINVLTRHGVEVVLVKDEQCCGALTHHMGQDADALARARANVTVWQREADQNGLDAILVTTSGCGTVVKDYGYLLREDKTFAEPAERISALAKDITEYLAGLELAPSTQKGDITVAYHSACSLQHGQKITQLPKELLSKNGFVVKDVPESHLCCGSAGTYNILQPDIASRLRDRKVANIALVKPDMIAAGNIGCMVQIAGGTSVPVVHTIELLDWATGGPRPGLN